A DNA window from Hordeum vulgare subsp. vulgare chromosome 1H, MorexV3_pseudomolecules_assembly, whole genome shotgun sequence contains the following coding sequences:
- the LOC123426711 gene encoding uncharacterized protein LOC123426711: MQWVGLSSPPAAPTAVWMRRRPKTTRWPQRSSSAARRAVVAAASSSPPSSDANSSSNSPGSDEEAEEAAGRAEGDKTAAAFLLRSQKYAMLKQQLAVAAQLEDYKEAARLRDSLRLFEEEEPVLRLRRSLKKAVEEERFADAAKYRDELMILAPHSLLKCSSDATTLGIRVQVRSVYIESRSQPLKGKFFFAYRIRITNNSQRAVQLLRRHWIVTDANGRTENVWGVGVVGEQPVIFPKTGFEYSSACPLNTPNGRMEGDFEMKHIDKVGSSTFNIAIAPFSLSILGDDNDAPLRR; this comes from the exons ATGCAGTGGGTGGGCCTGAGCTCGCCGCCGGCGGCGCCGACGGCTGTCTGGATGCGGCGGCGTCCAAAAACAACGAGATGGCCGCAGAGGAGCTCGTCTGCCGCACGGAGGGCGGTCGTGGCGGCCGCGTCCTCGTCGCCACCGTCATCCGATGCCAACTCGAGCTCCAACTCGCCGGGTAGTgacgaggaggcggaggaggccgcggggaggGCGGAGGGTGACAAGACGGCGGCGGCCTTCTTGTTGAGGAGCCAGAAGTACGCTATGCTCAAGCAGCAGCTCGCCGTAGCCGCCCAACTCGAG GATTACAAGGAGGCGGCGAGGCTGAGGGACTCGTTGAGGTTGTTCGAGGAAGAGGAGCCCGTCCTCCGCCTCCGCCGCTCGCTGAAGAAGGCGGTCGAGGAGGAGAGGTTTGCG GATGCTGCCAAGTACAGAGATGAACTGATGATTTTGGCTCCGCACTCCCTCCTCAAATGTTCTAGTGATGctacaactctg GGGATAAGGGTACAAGTCAGGAGTGTCTATATTGAAAGCCGGAGCCAACCCTTAAAGGGGAAATTCTTTTTTGCCTACAGAATCAGAATTACAAATAATTCTCAACGTGCTGTACAGCTTCTCAGACGACACTGGATTGTCACCGATGCGAATGGAAGGACAGAGAATGTTTG GGGTGTTGGTGTAGTGGGAGAGCAACCTGTAATATTCCCAAAGACTGGTTTTGAGTACTCATCTGCATGCCCACTAAACACGCCAAATGGGAGAATG GAAGGAGATTTTGAGATGAAGCACATTGACAAGGTTGGatcctcaacattcaatatcgcCATCGCACCATTCTCTCTGTCAATCCTCGGGGACGACAATGACGCTCCCCTCAGAAGGTGA